The sequence below is a genomic window from Caloenas nicobarica isolate bCalNic1 chromosome 13, bCalNic1.hap1, whole genome shotgun sequence.
AGTAAAGCTTTATATAGAACCACACCATACTATCTGGAAAATCAGGACCTTggcaagaagagcaggaatataataaaaatgatcACAAGGTAAGAGACACCAAAGAGAGTTTCAAGACCATGAAGGGCAGATGGTGTAGACAGTAAAGAACTGCAGTTACTTAAGACTGGATGAAAGTCCAGAGGTGAACTCCTGTCTGTGTGCTGTGCCTAGATTCCTACTGAAGGAGTTCTAGAGTGTGTTTTAAAATTCCCTGCAAGTCTTAACTAAAATATGACTATTGAGTTAGAGCACAAGGCCTGTTCTCTTCCCCACCCTAAGCTTTAGTTTAGGGGGCAGGGGCAGGATGACAGCACGTGTCAGCAAACTGgggaaatgtttttctcttgatTAACTGACTGAACTGACAATATTACCAGCAGAATAAACTCTGCAACTTTTAGAATTCACtaagatttattttgctttctgatgctTCTCACAGCTCTTCTTGCAAGCTGTTTTTTGCTAATGATCCGGTGAAGATCGTAAAGGCGAAAGGCCAGTATATGTACGATGAGAATGGAAGACAATACCTTGACTGCATAAACAATGTTGCTCATGGTAAGTTAAAAGTCATGTTACTCGATACCATGTTTTTCTAAGCAGAACAAGGAACAATCAGTATTTTTTACCATTGTTGCATTGTGTTGGGGGAGCCGCTGTTTAATTGGGAAAGTAGAATGAACCGTTCTTGAGCCTATAGTTTGGGAAACTACAGTTCACATTTGAATTTCTGTGTGCATGAGTGTGCTTTTCAGACTTGCCTCCTGTTCTGTCTTCCTAGAAATGTACTTGTCTTTAAATTTACAGATTTTGTCATGAAGCTTAAGTACTTAACTGTAAAACTAACAAACATCTTAACATGTTGCATTTGTAAAAGTTACTGCTGAGCGGACGGTCAAAGGGCCACTGCTCAGTGTGCGGCCTTAATTTTGTATTAGTAGCTGCTGCTTTCATACAGTATTTGCAATCTCTCTAATTGATCAGTGCTGTCACCAACACGATAGTAAGGCTAATAATTCTTTGATGGTAAAGCTTACCTGCATATTCCCAAACCCCTAGATTATGTAAATGTCTTAATCCAAGTATCAAATTAGACACTATTTGTTTTAGCATATCAACTTCCAGTATTAACTGCAACCCTTAAAGTACAGTAGCAGGCAATATCAAActtttcaaggggaaaaaagggtttttAGAGAAAGCTTACAATGTGTACTGACATTGCCTTCTGCTAACAGTATCATTAATGCCCCACTGATTAAATACAATAATCAGTAGTAATATCTCTGTACTTTTATAGAGAAATAGAAATTAGTATGTGAATGAACACCATGGGTAATGTGCAAGAACTCTCAAACCACTCTCCACACTCTCTTGCAGTTGGACATTGTCACCCTGATATAGTAAAAGCAGCCCATGAACAAAATCAATTGTTAAATACAAATTCTCGTTATCTTCATGACAACTTGATCGATTATGCAGAACGACTTTCAAAAACACTACCTGCAAAGTTatgtgtcttttattttttgaattCTGGGTAAGTCATGTATATTAGAATCGATACTGTTTTCACTAGGTATATACAAATATAATACTTTCTTATCAGCAGTCAATTGCATGATCTGGTGTGGATGACTAGACATTGACAAAAACATGGTTTGGGGTTCTGGTTTTTGAAGAAACTGTGGTCTTTTTAGAACTTCAGTGACTCTGAAGTTGAGGTTTAACAAGCTCTCTATCAGAAAACTAAACTAGTGCTTTATTTAAGAGGGGGCTTATTCTATTTATAAGGCCTTGGACTACAAAACATTaacaaatatttactgtattaGTTTCTGGTCTGACTCATCTTCTTAACTGTGAATTACTTTTATTATCAAAATTAAATGTAACGATGCATATTTCTGCTTGGAGCGATGTATTCCCAAGCAAactacagcttaaaaaaaaaaaaaacccacaaaaacccaacacaacaacaaccaccaaacccccccacacaaaacaacaaagccaCACCACACCAAACCAAAGCCACATGTTTCCGAAGCAGTTTCTGTACTTCAGCTTTTTATGATGGATTCTGTTCTGGTGAGCAGTCCTACCTAGTGAGTGCAGGTTACTAAGAGATCTGTGAGTAATGTGCATCCAGTTCTGTCTGTTCTTTAGAGACACAAACAACACTGCAAGGCAAACTAGAATTTCAAAATTCAAGACATCTGGATTGAAACACCTATTGAATATTTCAACTGCAGATCTGAAGCTAACGATCTTGCCCTAAGGTTGGCACGACAGTATACAAAACATGAGGACGTTATCGTTCTAGATAAGTAAGTATACTggcaattttatttattgtggGGTACAAGTCTCAGTTTTGGTCCATGGTcagagcatttctgaaaatctgttgTCATAGAAAGACTTTAACCAGGAAGTTGAGGGAAGTAATTTTTCCCTCTGGTCAGTATTTGCAAGACCAGCCCAGACAACTGTGTTAAGCTTGGGCTCTCCAGTACATGacagacatggacatactggaagGAGGCCAGCAGTGGCCTCCCACCATGGGCAGGGAGCCACAGGTTCGAGAGGttaagaaaaatggatttgttCAGCCCTAACAGACAGCTAGAGGGAGATCTTACTGCAGCCACAACTGTCTGATGGGATGGAGCAGAAAAGATGGGAGCCAGGCCTGAAGATATATGGTGATAGAAAAAAGGACAATAGACCTAAGTTGAAATCTGAGGAATTTTCATGAGACATAGGCAAAAACTCTTCTACAATGAAGCCAGTCAAATATTAGGATGGGGTGGCCAGATCCATCATTGTAGGTTATTTACAAGTAGGCCAGACACGTCCCTTCCCCAGTCTTTTAATACTGCTCATGATTCTAGTCACTGGTCCAGGCAAACCAGTGGCAGAGAGTACTGTCCCTCTGCATCCCTTAGAGAATCACACAATTATAGTCAAGatgtggagggaaaaaaaaaaaaaaaaaagcagccaacTGCTACTAAGCTGATTGATAGAGCTGTTCTCATCTTAAGTGACTGTACTCCTACCAGGTGACAGAGCCTCACTACTCTTTAGCTATCAGTAATGCTAATCTTAAAGAACTCTTTGATCATGAAGAAATTACTGTTTAGTCCTGCTAATTGTTTTTTAAGTGCTTACCACGGACATCTGACAACCTTGATTGACATAAGCCCATATAAATTCAGACATCTAGAAGGACAAAAGGAGTGGGTCCATGTGGTATGTACTCAAGCCTCTATCAACTACTTGTACATTTAGTTGTCTTATTTACGATATACTGAATACAGGATACTGTTCCTTTGCATAGGCTCCTGTTCCAGACACATACAGAGGAGTTTACAGAGAAGACCATGAGGATTCAGTAACAGCCTATGctaatgaagtgaaaaatatcATTGAGCAAGCACATAAGAGAGGCAGAAAGGTAAAAGGTTATTTCCATAACCATTTGTCTTGAGAAATGAGCATGGCTGTCAATGCCATTCAGGATTACTGAGGTAAGTGGTATGGACTTGTCAAAAAGCAAAGATCACATAATCATGTAAGAACCATCCAATGAGAAAGAACTTCCTAATTGTTAACACAATTTCCACAACTTTCTGTATTGTGTTCAAACATTACATGCATGCTACATATGTTTCAGATTGCTGCATTTTTTGTTGAATCTCTGCCAAGTGTGGGTGGTCAAATCATTCCACCAGCAGGCTATTTTCAGAAGGTTGCAGAGTAAGTGGTCATTCATTATCTTAactaactttttaaatttaacataCTTGCTGAATATAGATGATAAagaatttctctgctttcatgTTAGAATGTAAACTTCGTATAGCAAAGAGCTGGTTTTAAACACAGGGTACAGAATATAGGCCCATACAAGTTTGTTTCTTGGAAGTTTGCAAATGCTTTTGCATGTTCTTAAAAAGTAAATACTATGTTATATTACAGGCACGTGCACAAGGCAGGAGGTGTTTTTATTGCTGATGAAATTCAAGTTGGCTTTGGCAGGGTTGGCAAGCACTTTTGGGCATTCCAGCTTCAGGGAGAAGATTTTATACCTGATATTGTCACTATGGGGAAACCAATAGGAAATGGGCACCCTATTGCCTGTGTcgcaacaacaaaagaaattgCAGAAGCATTTGCAGCCACAGGAGtagaatattttaatacagtaaGTAAGCTGCCCAAACTTTCCTTCTCTACAGGAATCTGTGTATTAAAATCAGATAATCACGCAGTGTTTTTAATCATCCTTATCACACAcagttttgctgtttgtatTATTTGTATCTTTCTAGTATGTAACTGTTCACTGGCTCCATCTGATCTCAATGGCAGTATGCTCATTCTATCACTGAGGCTACACTTTCAGTGACAAGATTGcatctttcttccctttccatgGCTATGTGTGTCCCTTTGCTGAGCTCAGTTTGGAGGAAACCCTGTTTCATGTGCAATTGGATTAGCTGTGTTAGACGTGATTGAGAAGGAACAACTTCAGGCTCATGCCCTGGAAGTAGGCAACTTCTTGATGAAGCTACTCAAGGAGCAGAAAATCAAGCATCCCATCATTGGTGATGTCAGGTATCAGTGCCATGTTTATAGTTGtagctgctttttgtttggttcagTCATAAACAACTCAGTTTAACTAATGTGGTTTTAAGGAAGTCGtgaaatctgcattttcagcaaaaaaacaacagcCTGCTGTACCTTAGATTAAAACAAACTTGAGCTTATCAAAAGAGTGTGATGTACTTTGCCACTCTAGGCCAGTACtgttttattgatttattaGTAGCTAAGGGAATTCACTTTCCTGTTTGAACTTTTACTTCAAGTGCACGAAGAACAGAATTGGTAAGATggatggaaaaatattaaatatgtcCTGCACTGCCATTCTGAACAGATAGAAGCCTGTACTGCATTACTACATTTATTCAAAACAGCAATACCTTTTCTATCACTAGCCAAGTATCATGTAATTCTCATGCAGCAAAGGCTTGGTCTCACAAAAACCTTTCCCAATTTTTTAGTTCACATATAGTTCCTTCCTCTGATACCAACtgactatttttatttctttcaaagggGTTCTGGCTTATTCATTGGAGTGGACTTAATCAAGGATCAAGCAGAAAGGACCCCagccacagcagaagcagagcaTCTAATCACAAGGTACAATCATGTAGCTCCTGGATGTGCAAGGCAAGCACACAGTTATAAAGTAACCTTGCCACTCAACAGTTGTTAAAATATAGCCAACTGGCAGAAAAAGGAACCAGTCAGTGCAGAAAGGCATTGTCCGGACAGCCTGCATGCTCATGCTGTAATTTTTTCTGAACTACATGCAAAGGTAAACATAATTGTTATTGCTCTTTCCAGACTTAAGGAAGAATATATTCTACTGAGTACAGATGGGCCAGGAAGAAATGTGCTTAAATTCAAGCCCCCGATGTGCTTCAGTATGGAGGATGCAAAATTTGTTGTGGACACAATGGACAAGCTACTAACAGGTAGTATAGGTCACAACTGCCTCACAGAGGGTTGCTGTTGGGCTGCCTTAAGTCAAAGCTGAGCTGCTGAGCctgcttttcagaagtgctAAAATAGCACCAAGATAGTAGATGCTGAGCACGTAGGAAAATTAGTCTTAGTAAATCAAGTTTAGCCTTCACTTCTACATTATTCTGTTTTCAAGTTCTCCAACAAAACCGTTTACTCTGCAGATGCATAAGccttttaaaatagctttgctCTGGCAGAGGTTGAAGTGTCTATCTTAATAAAGGCGACTAGTAACAGCTGTCCAAATTTCATTCTTAAAAGCCATATCTGTGGCATTTGCCACTTAGCTTTTTATACAACTTCTGCACACTCAGTATTGACCAAGTTAGTCCAAAAAACTTGTCTCAAAGTCATCAGTTTTCTAAATGGTTGCTTATTCTCTCTCCAGATATGGAAAAAGAACACCTGAACCAACAGAAAACATGCACTTGTTCTACCTAAGCAGGTATTTATCTGTATTCACCCTTTACTATTTAAATGCCGAGGTTCCCAAATGTAACTTCACAAGCATTGTCACTGGCAGAAAGGCAGGACCAGGTTTCCTCAGAGATGCTTTTACTTGAAATTAGTTTGCAGGAATTTCTGGCAATCTAGAAGCATGGACCAGACTTGTGTGCATCTGGTATTCACAGCTACCTTCTCTCAGAGGCCGACACTTCCAGTAACGCTGTGTGTATTCATTTGTTTGCAAGCCAGGTTCCAACATGTCCCAGAAATGCTCACCACTAGAACATGCTGCGCTTGTCTGGGAAGCTGTAAGAGTTTAACCCTTGGCATGCAAATGATATGCagatcaaaacaaaaaacacagttTTCATGCTAGCTGCTCAGTGCCCGAAGTCTCCAGACAGAAGCTGCTCAGCTGCATACACTGCCTAGTTAGTCAGCTAACTACTACTCAGCAAGTCTCTCCTTAACTGCCCTGAAGTGCAGGAGCACCCTGCATTCTAAATGCCACAATCTAGGAACCTCCACTTAGGCTAACAGCTTTATAAAGAGCTATGAACAGGACTTTTACTACTATAGCTCCTGTTTTACTTAACATTTGACTTTGAAATAGTAttgctttttgttctctgtaGCATTTTGACTACTTCAGAGGATCATTTCAGGTTCACAGCTGTTATCTCATGCTTAAGTATAAATTTATCCCTATTCTCAGAAGTTTGTGGGCATTAGTAAGACTCAGAGTAAGGTTTACAAGGCTTGCAAGACTTAACAGGACTATGTTGAAGTTTCTCTGTAAGCAAGCTATAGAGGGCATTCCTGCTGCAACTCATTTTGCCACACACTCATGAGCGCCATGTACACTTAAACACCTCGATAACACCACCCTTTGATACACTCAGTACTTCTTCAGCCTAGTCTGACAAAGACAAccaagtgttttttaaaaaagtggcCAGTGAAACTGCAGGGACCTGGGTAGGAATGTACCTAATGTAATCACTGTAATCAATATAATCATTGGTGGCCTTCAGCCACCATAGTAGAATCAGTGTGACCCTGAGCTCAGGAAAAACATGCTTTTAGTTCAGTGCAATATTAGTATAGCAGGCACGAGAAAAAtgtgttaatattttatttagcaaGTTAATGGAAAGACATACAGCTGTTTGTACTAGTCTGAGAACAGAAAGATTACTCAACAGTGCCATAACTTGGAGGCCTAATGACTTAATGTGCTTGCCTGCAACCTAAACTAAGcatgaaaaatgccttttttcaaCAGGAaaccaaaaatgcaaaaaggctCTTACTAAGTACAGTACTAGTATGACACTTACATATAATGTAAGCGAAAATGAGGCAATGAAGTAAATTCCTTTTGATGatgcttttacaaaaaaaacccataacattattttctttctataggTTTCAAACAACAAGATCTACTGCTAAGAAACAGTATTCTACCATAATAATGCACATTTAATCTTCATCCTAGCATATCTTAGACCACATAAGTTACCTTCCtttgattttgttattttcagttATCTTGTTATTAGTAAAAgctttaacagaaataaattttacaagAGCTTGTTTTAACTCTGGCAGAAGTGtggctttcatttaaaacagcaTATCTAAACCTGATTATAAAGGAATATATTTCTAGTAGCTGCTATAAACTACATTTTCTAAATTCATGCTCTTTCAAGTTATGACTCCCTTAAAATTAAGATGAGCCAATGggttctcttaatttttttatatctgCTGCTACCTATGCAGACACCATTCTAGATGCCAGTATACCCAGTCTTCCCCAGGCTCTTCCAACCAGTTTCTGTAACCAGTTTCATAACAAGGTCCCTAGTAGCATTATATTCAACAAACAGTCTTGGTGACCAGATGAAGTCAAAAACTCCAGTCCCAAACTCATATCATCAAATGCATGAGGAACAGACAGCTGAGGGCCATGGCACCCAAACCAGTTCTTACCAAGTATTCTGTCCTCAAGAAATATCCAAGTAGGATTAGTAAATTAAGAGTAAATTCCAGCCATAAGCAACAACCTTGTGTACAAGCCCTTGCTTTCACCAAGCAACTACATGTTGTATCACaaatttttcatgcaaaaaaagaaagggaaagccAGCTCTGCATTTAAGTACTAGTATCCTCAATTTCTGCTTAAGGCCACATCACCTGTCAAGGAAGCATTACCTGAGAACCTACTTCAAAAAACACCAACATCACTGCCAGCTGACAAATTATTGCTAATACACTAGCCAGAAGTATTGCAGCAGTATGGTCCTGATACACAAACTCCCTACTGGAGGGCAAACTATTTGCTAGAATAATATTCTGCTATCCCTTACTTCATAAGAGAACAAATAAAAGGATACAAAACAGTAAagcatttcaattttaaatgttGAGACAGTAATACTTTTAAATACTGTACTCATTTGTTTCAGTGGTCtgcaattttttatttacaagTTGAGCATTAGGCTACATACTCCAGTGATAAAACTGTCATGTTAACTATCAGATTTAAAATCTGATTCATCTTTTCTTTATACTCAAGATTTCCACTTAACCCCAGAAAAGTCTTAGAGACTTCTAACTTGACAgcaagtttttctttccaaggaGAGCCAGCAGGGAGCAGCATATTATAGTCTCCACAGGAATAGCTGTATCCCttgttaagagaaaaaaaaaaaaaaaaaggtcactgCAACATATGTTTGTCTTGTCTTAGTTACTTGGCTTGATTCCACTTCTGGTTCCCATTTGTTCAAATATGatttattacaagaaaaaagagTCAGATGATGTAAATAATTGACTACTGCAACAAAGATTAGAAGTTTACTTTGTGCAGCACTTGCTACTTACTAATAAATCTGAGATGTGGACCATTCTGCAGCAAGTCAGGCAAATCACATGACAGTTATTGCCTTAAAATAGTGGTAAATCAGCCAACAAAGGAGAGCTTATTTCTAGCTGGTTACTCATCTCTAGAGATATCTTGTTGGTTTTCCTCCCAAAACTTTAGTGGAAGATCTTCAGCCCTTTTTAGGCTGCAGGA
It includes:
- the PHYKPL gene encoding 5-phosphohydroxy-L-lysine phospho-lyase, coding for MRPAQRSRQETLALRRQLIGSSCKLFFANDPVKIVKAKGQYMYDENGRQYLDCINNVAHVGHCHPDIVKAAHEQNQLLNTNSRYLHDNLIDYAERLSKTLPAKLCVFYFLNSGSEANDLALRLARQYTKHEDVIVLDNAYHGHLTTLIDISPYKFRHLEGQKEWVHVAPVPDTYRGVYREDHEDSVTAYANEVKNIIEQAHKRGRKIAAFFVESLPSVGGQIIPPAGYFQKVAEHVHKAGGVFIADEIQVGFGRVGKHFWAFQLQGEDFIPDIVTMGKPIGNGHPIACVATTKEIAEAFAATGVEYFNTFGGNPVSCAIGLAVLDVIEKEQLQAHALEVGNFLMKLLKEQKIKHPIIGDVRGSGLFIGVDLIKDQAERTPATAEAEHLITRLKEEYILLSTDGPGRNVLKFKPPMCFSMEDAKFVVDTMDKLLTDMEKEHLNQQKTCTCST